The DNA window TCTTGGCCAGCGCGACGGTGTCGTCGCGCGAGCCGTCGTCGACCACGACGACCTCTTCGGGCGGGCGCGTCTGGGCCGCCACCGACGCCAGCGTGGCGCCGAGCGTCGACGCCGCCTGGAAGGCGGGCACGATGACTGCGACTTGCATTCACCGGGAACGTAGCCTCGCCGCTCGATGCGCCTGGCCTTCGTCAGCCGACACAACCCGACGCCCGAAGGCAGCCAGGACGGCAAGATCTTTCGCGCCCTCGTGGAGGGCCTCCTCGCCGACGGTCACGAGGTGACGGCGATGTCGTGGGCCCACGACCAGCCCCACGACGACATGCCCGACTGGTGCGAGTACCGGCCCGTTCCCTACGAGGCCGGTTGGAAGATGCACGGGCGGGCGCTGTTCAAGCCGCGCTGGGACGCGGCCCGCATCGAATGGCGGCCACCGGCAGATGCGACCGCCATCGCCGAAGACCCACTGTCGTGGCCCGTCGTGGCGCAGCACCCGGGCGCCGCAGTTGTCTTCCACTACCTCACCAAGATCGACGCGCCGGCGCTGCGGCGCCCGACGCCGCCCGACGTACAGGACATGCGCCACGAGCGGCGGGTCGCGGCGCGGGCGTCCAAGGTGCTGGCGATGTCGGACCGCGTCGCGAGGGCCGCCGCCGGCCGACGCGCCACCGTCGTACCGATGGCGTATCCGGTGCCGCCGCAGCCCCTCGACGTCGTCGACGAACCCGTCGTCGCGCTGCTGGCGTCGTGGAACTGGGCGCCGAACCACGCAGCGC is part of the Acidimicrobiales bacterium genome and encodes:
- a CDS encoding glycosyltransferase, which gives rise to MRLAFVSRHNPTPEGSQDGKIFRALVEGLLADGHEVTAMSWAHDQPHDDMPDWCEYRPVPYEAGWKMHGRALFKPRWDAARIEWRPPADATAIAEDPLSWPVVAQHPGAAVVFHYLTKIDAPALRRPTPPDVQDMRHERRVAARASKVLAMSDRVARAAAGRRATVVPMAYPVPPQPLDVVDEPVVALLASWNWAPNHAALDRLLACWPAVRDAVPGARLLLAGRGLETMGVGTLAGVEQVGAVRRPADVLGRAAVVAYPCPGTSGPKVKVVEALAYGVPVVTTPAGVEGLHVAPEDGPVVADEHRFADALVALLRDPARRAALAARGHPAVAATHAPLPAARARVTALGEVARV